The Ictalurus punctatus breed USDA103 chromosome 17, Coco_2.0, whole genome shotgun sequence sequence agtcctgtaagttgggatgtggggcctccatggattggacttgtttgtccagcacatccaaTAGATGCTTGGtaggattgagatctggggaatcttTGTCTGGAGATagttgtcatgttcctcaagccattcctgaacatttttgcagtgtgtcaaggtacattgtcctgttgaaagaggccactgccattagggaatactatTTCCATGAAGATGTGTACACCCTGCCATCAACGTGatataaagaaaatgtgatttatcagaccaggccaccttcttccatttctccatggtccagttctgatgctcacctGCCTGTTGTAGGCACTTTTGGAGGTGGAGAGGGGTCAGTATGAGTACTTTCACCAGTCTGCAACTACACAGCAGGGTGTAATGCACTATGTGTTCTTACACCTTTCTAACATAACCAGCATAAACTTTTTTGGCAAGTTGTGCTACTGTAGCACTtttgtgggatcggaccagacgggctagccttctcTCCCTATGTGCGTCAGTGAggcttgggcacccatgaccctgtcgctggttcaccgtttgtccttccttggaccacttttggtaggtactaaccactgcatactgagAACAACCAACAAGACATTTTGTTTTGGAGATGTTGTTGGTCAATGTTATGGTCGATCGGTATATATTTTACTAAATATAAACCATTCAGGGTTGTACATAATGGCATGTAGAAGCTTTAACAGTTCATAGAAACATGTTTACTCATGCTGTATGTAAAATATATGATTTCATCCAGGATGGTGGGACCTCAGAAGATGGAGAGCAGTGATTAGCCATTTCACCATAGCTTGAAAGCATGTCAGATTTGGGAAACTATTAATCTGCTCCAAGACCATCAATCAAGTTCAAAATGCATGCCCAATCAGCCTTCTGCTCAGGTGAATCGCTAAGTACTTTACTTCTCCCAATAAGGCACTGTACACGTGCTACAGATGAGATAAGCGTGTACTGGGATGTGATATCTGAAGGAAATTATGCTACTATACATTAAGAAATACATGTCCACAGTCCTTCATTTCCCAAACTGAATTATTTGATACTATAATAATGTATGCATATACAAGCGGTACATTTTAGATACTATTTCACCCCTAGTGTGTATGTTGAAATGTTAGAATATGTTGTATGTTAGGAAATTAAATGGACACTTTTTTTGCGAGccatttttaatgattaactTTCACATTAATAGTTGACAGCCACAATAAATAGTACACATTTAATAGGCAAAACAGCTCAAATCAATAATCAATACATCCAGCACAAGACCAATATCTAAAGTTCATTCTAAATTGAGAGTTAAATAGTGAGTAAACACACTGAGCCCATACACGTACTGGAGCTGCCTTATGTCACTGTTTTCTACTTTATACAATCCACTGTGAAACTATGGTTTTATGTCACAGACGATATTGACTGACTGATGCCTTCAAACTCTACGTATCAGAAGCATCAGGTGATGGCAACCACATTTGTTGGACGTAAAGATGAGTTTTACCCTATACTCCTTTTGCTTCCTAAAGGACACTCAAGGACACATCTGCCTTTCATGAGTCCTAATTTGATTCCCATTAAACAGGTGTGTGGATATTAAAAGAGGAATATGCTGTAACTCTGATCAAGCATGTATAAGTCTTCCTATCTTTAATCATAGTGAAAGGTTTAATTACACtccatgtattattattgctgtataATGTTTAAAGTTACCTATTTGAGGAGTGCCCCTCGCCTCCACACAGTCGTATGTTAAACAATTAGTAATCTTATGGCCTAGGGCATACACTGTTGCTCTGTCCAACCCATAAGatgttaggggaaaaaaattctgACATCGCTGTTAGAACATTGAAATTAGCATTTACGAATCACAATAAAATTCATTCAACAGAAGAAACCCCAGCATGCAGAACATggaacacaaaacaataaattataaaaGAAGTTTGCTGTTCAAGGCTGGTGGTGAATAAACTGGAACTCAGTGCTTTGTTACCATGAAAAACATTTGGTCCTTTTCACCAATATCCTATTTGTCAGAATCACCTGCCACACATTCAGAAAAAATCTACAGTGGCTTGTTTTGTACCCTTAGTTAACACAGTAGAGGAACATCATTATAGTACATGTGCTCTCcggactgatttttttttttttttagcattggACAACGTTAGTAAGTTGTACACCTGGATGAATATATTTGAAAACCGGATTGTTAGTTGTCCCAATTTTGGGCTTCATGTCCAACCAGAACACAAGAGTGACAACTGCATATCACAAACTGACAACTTTAGGGTACACAGGGCCAAATCTCTGTGTAACCTCAATCTCAGAGAATTTGTGGGTTTGTTTGGTGATTGTAGGTGAAATGGCAAAATAGGTACCACAAACTAACGTAATTTGCAaccagtcaaaaaaaaaaaaaaaaaaaaaaaaaaaaaaaagcagaccaCAAAATGTCTCCAATGAAATATCTCAAACCACTGAATGCATCAAATATTTTATGCCTTACACAGATTATGCCTGATTCATAAACCATAACTTCCAGCTTCCTTTAACAGTTTCAAACATGTCCTAATGACTGAGAATATTTTTGAAGTAATGTATAACTTGTCAATGTCTTAATACTGTGCCTTGCTCtgttttgttgtgcttttagGACTGAATAAGCAGagcattatcatttaaacaGATCACAAACTAATGTGACATCAAGTATGATGTATTAGTGCTTATTTGAGAATATAACATTCACATGTATTTTAGTACTTGTGCTCAACCTTTGTCTTCCAGATGCCAAACTGCTCAAATGTGCTTATGTTAAACATATGGGGAGTTTGTGTTTCTGTATCGAAGAGGCAAACGTGATGGTATACCAAATAAATCGAGATAAATGTTCAATATGAAGCGCACAAATTATTGCTGTTTACTTTTGCTAAGCATGCTGATCTACAAAACGCactacaaaatatcaaaaaatgGATTGCATTACAGTGCCTTGCGCCTTCTGCAGCCTTCTAGTGGTAATGCACTCCTTTAACTTGTCACGGAAACAATAGAAAAATTGCACAAGTATTCTGTTTTGTAAATACCAAAATACTGTATAGTGTAAAGTACATAAATCGAAAcctttttgttgtcttttactAGCAGGTGGAACTATATATgaactgcattgtgtgtgtgtgttgttgaggTGCAGCTATTTCATTAATGCTAGACATTATGCATGAGATCATTCATAAAGTAAGATAGTATGACTGTATGCATGAATACATGTGACCACTGTTCacacactgttcacacacacttcacactagGCACAAAGGCATATACACATAGTACTGAATATAAATTACTAATATTATTCGCAGGCTTGcacacaaacattaaaataatacacGTATCTTGAATGGCGAATCCTCTGTGCAAGGCCTGAACATTCTCGCAGAATTCAAATTAACAGGACTGATTTGTTTCACTAGATGTTTACACTGTATCCGGATAAAGCATACTAAGCATTTAGAAGAAAGTGATTTTCAATCACAAGGTCAATTTTGCGAGCACAGACCACGCCCTCAGCTAAGTGACATGGAGGTTGCAGAAGTGGGAAGAACTTTGAGAACTTGTGATCCCGCTTTGCGTTAGATAGCCAGGCCCCTCTTGGGTAGAAGTTGCTGAAAAGTAGGGAGGAGGTAGGGAGGTGGAGGGTGTGGAAATTTTGTCACAGTTGGGAAGTTATAAGAAATAAACTAGGATGATGGTAGTGCATCAGGCATGGTCTTTCTCCCAAATGTCAGTTATTTCATAACTCCATATTGTCCTTAACATATTGGGGCCTATTTAAACAAAGACTTTTATTGAAGAGTTTACTAGTTCATGTCTTTGCCTTATAAAACCACACTGTGTAAAATAGATGCTGGGCTGTGATGCACTCTTGGTCAGATTTTGCACTTAAATTCTCTTCTATGAGTAATTCCTCATAgtatagtaaatatatttaacagaaTGTCAGTCACATGCTTGGCTATTTCACCAAAAAATAAATCCCGATTCTGTATTCCCTATTCAACAGAGGAAATACTGACTTTGTATTCTCATGGTCAAATTATTTCCCTGTTGAGTGCTAATGTCCTGCCTCAGCTCAGGTTTCTTCTCCCACCCCTAAGTAAGCTGTGTGAATTATTTCTTCAGTTCACTGcgttacagtaaacagtaaatataGTCATGTTGGAAAGGTGTGTGTCCTTGCCTTTAGAGAGCCTGCATAATACTTTACCACAAATGCTGGCATAAAATAATGATTTGGCCCCTCCTGTTAAAATAACCTACGCTAATTTATAGTAAAATTGTACCCGTCTCATTAGTCAAACAAGTGAGTGGTGTGATTTCCTCATTTTAGAGGGGATAAACATATGGTTTGGCATGCTTGTAATAAAGGCTCCTTAGTGACTGACTGCATGGGAGTTTACACTGAGAGATGTGCAGCCAATGGGAAAAGTAATACTGGCTGACTATACACCTAGggtgtttatattttgtaattttgtctggtaaattcatattcattcatGTCATTTAATTTCATCCACTTGATGCCGTAATTATATATGACTATTTTAACCCCTATACTTGAAATGAGAAGAAACGTATAAGCCTGCATGTTTCTGTATAGTTAGCAGTATGAAGCTAATACAGCTTCCATACAGCACTGCACACTGAAACCAAGCTAGCTCTGAAACCATGAGACTGCAAACCTGCCGAAGCCTTGTACTGAGATCCAATCTTTGTGCATCTGAGGAAACAGAGAAGATGGTCAATGAAGAGAAAAGTAGCTGATAATGGTGTGACAGAAAGGCAATGTGTTAAAAGGTTCAGCTTTTGTTCTGCTAGTGTGCTGGTTTCGAGCCCGTTCCCTAGCTACTATATGCAACAGGCTAGGTTGAGACGAAGGAGAGTGTGGAGCTCAGAGAAACACTGCAAATGCATTGTGGGTGAAAGGTGGCTGCCACTCAGGAAGGGACCAGGAAATGATACTGGTACCACGGTTCCGTGTAAGCTTGTGCATCCCCTTGGAAGCTCAGCCTGTAGGATTCAATCTGAGGAGGAAAAAATGGCATGAGGTAGTAGAATGCTGGTCTTGTTCATACAAATCAACATTGTGTTTATATGACAgctaataatgaataaatgcataaatgaaatgaaaatgtgagAAATTCTTGAAAGGATTGTAAACAATGTATGTGGCATTACCATGCCTTGATAATTGTGTTTTCAGGGGGAAAATGTCAAATTACCATACCAAATTACACTGGCAGTCAAAAGTTTCTGGCATTTTGCTTAAATGAGCTCATTTTAAATACTCTAAAATTTGAAAATCTAACCAAGGAATATGTACAGTAAAGTACATtaagacattattattaaatgtttagttAATTGAGAAATAGCTTAATTCTATTGGACCAATCTACCtctaatttaatgtaatttactCAAATCAGAAATTAGACACTTATATCACACCACATATTTATTAAGACATCCAAGTTTGCCTGCATTTAATAAAGCAATCATTTAGAGGCTCATTAATAATTGAGATCAACCAACACAGACTGAACACTTACACTTAAACATGTTTAGATAAACACTTCCATTTGTAAAGTTGTCAGTTTAGACAGTCTCAATTTTGAGCTCAAATTTAAGCTAAAGTCAGTAATGGACAGTATAAAAGGCTGTGTTATACCATTATCACACCAGTACTTGTTTGGACACTGCAGTTTTCCACCACATTAGGTATTTCTAGGTCTCTTCTCTGCTGCCCATCAAGTTGGCGAATCAGAATAATAAAGAAATTCTTAACAAACCAAGCACTGTGCTTAGACCCCTGATAGTTACTTATattcagaaatgaaaatgttttgagaTGAAGTGGACTGGACATGGATGATCAGATGTCATAGAACAGCAGTTCTTAACCTGGGGTAGCGGTAGCGGGGGAGTCGCAGGAAAACTTTTATTTGAAACAATTGTGAACAGAGGTTCACAAAACATTGTCTCTCTTAAAAGTGGGTCACGCTCGCAAAAAGGTTAAGAATCACCGTCATAGAACAACTAAAGTACCTGAAATGTACTTACTTGTGGCAGGGATGTGTTTGTCTTGACTTTGAGAATTCCAGAGCCCCTGTCCTTCAGAGGGTGCAGGTGGGGGTGCAGGAGAGCTCTCCTTCAGCCCCTTCTCCTTCATCCCTCCATCGGTCTGAATGGGTGGGTTTGTAGGAGTAGGCGGGCTTCCTTCAGATTTCTGTTGATCCCCTACCTGCTGGAAACAGATTACACATAAATAACTTGCCTACATTTTTTATCCAGTTTACATATTttatccagtaacacactgACTTTAGTTCAGttaaatttattcatatttcagACAGCTGAAATAGTTAGTTTTATAGTTAATTATAGCAACTGCCTCTTTTGTACAATTgggttattattaataactttTTAACTATTACATTattcttttacacacactttggttagttaattaaaataatcctTTAAATGGTTAATATCCttcaaaatgaaatatatactgtagatcATTAAAAGCATTGCAAGTAATAGACTCTTCTGACTTTCATTACCTCAGCAAGGTCAGCTCCTGGCTCTTGGCCCACACTGTCCATTGATCCCGTTTTGGATTTGGACTTGCTCTTCTGAGACTCAATCTTTGCATTACCACCACCTATTATGGACCAGTGGTTAGGGGaacaaaatatacatatattcacaCTATACAGAATAgtcatcataaaaaaaatcagtctctTACCTGGCTTGTGGTTAATGCTGTCCTTGGAGCCATATTTTGGAGTCACTTGGCTTAAATCAACTTTTTTATTCAGAATCTGAACCTGAAAATTATTATAGTAGGAGGGAATTAAATTCTCTGTCATAATACAGATAAATCCTAAATGAAAGATTTCAGTCCCTTTACCTCAATATtacaaaatgtgaaaactgACCACTAAATTGTTGCTCATAGATATTTCATAACTGACTTGAAATAGAGCAGGAAAATATTAGCCTATGCATGTGGAAAAACTCTTATTGCTGTTCCTCTGAGAAGAACTCCTTTCCAAAAAAAACGTTTGAAATGTGCCTTCTGTTAATTGTTTTATATTACCTATTAAAGTTTTCAGTGTATTTGAAAACTATTAAGTTCTGaaggtacacacacatgtagAGCACAAGTCATGAGCTTACAATGATACAGTCCTAgtttgagagacagagaatttTAATACTATGGTCGAGATGCTTGCAAGTGAGTTCACAGAATATGGCTAAAAGGATATTAAAACTTACGTTTCCTCCTCCGGGGACATgcttgatgttgtccttggagCCACAACGGGAGGTGATGTGGCTGAAGTCCATTTTTTTGTGTACTATCTGAACCTTTACAAATAGAGTTATTTAGCCACTTGATAGTTCATAAAGATTAGAGTCAATTTTATATGTAGGTTGCTGAAAACAACTGTTTTATGTTGTACATGAAATAATTGAAATTGTTCTAAATATCTAGTGTTTTTCTTACAATTAAGGTAAGACGAGAAAAATTCAACAGTCATAAAAATGCTGTAACGCAGTGTAGTATCTTTCTCCTAAACCACTGTACCTTGCCTCCACCGGGCTGGTACTTCATGTTGTCTGTGGAGCCAATCTTTGAAGAGACATTCTTTAGATCAGGCAGGGGTGCATTAGGGATTCGAGCACTGCGTGGTGCTCGTGGCACTGGGGGCTTCTTTGGCAGGGGCATCTGCTTGGGCACAGGGGGTTTAGTGATGCGGGAGGGCCGAAGGGCTGGAGTTCCATCAGTGGATGGTGCACTGGCTGCATTTGCAGCGGTCTTCTTCAGTGAGGTTTTAACTTTTAAGTGAGATAATTGAGATTTAAAAGCATAgcaaaaatacacaaaccaCAAGGTAATTATTGCTGTTGTAGAACTAGTAACATGGCTAGCAGGTTTTTGAATTATAGTAATTAGAATATTtctaatatataatacaataagaCATTCTAGTTTCATTATAGACTAAAATTATGCTATacaaattattcattcattgtgATTTTTTTGCTCAGATTTTCTTTTGCCAAATCCTACCTGAGGAGCCACtggtcttggtgccagatgagcCTTTTGGAGCCTCATTAAACTTTGGAACTGGAGGCTTACGCTTGGCTGAAGTACTGTTCTCTGAggtctaaaataaataaaatatacctTGGCATCTGAGCATGTTTCTTTTAGTAACTATTTAATAACCATATATTTAGCCAACATGTTTTTACAACTAAGCCCAGCTtgtgttgtttatattttatcttcTATTTAACTTATATAacttatataataatatctgTTAtgctcaaataaaataaaaaaaatttattcacCTTTGCATCATGAGCAGATGTGATGCCAGGAGGTTTCTTGGTGCCAGTAGGAGATGTTTTCTTGGCCACAGAGCCTGTTTTATTTGCTGAACTAGAGGTCGGGGCACCAGAATTTTCTCCAGTGGAATGTGAGCTTGGTTTTGctgaattttgtttgtttgactgcATTTGTTTTCAGATTATATCCATATGTAAACAGTGAATAAAAAGGGTATCTTAGTATCAAATGCTCTCTTAAACCACgaaaagaaatattttcttATATAACAATCATTACAAAATTCTCTTGCCAACAAACAGTTGAACACAACCACACAAAGACTTATAGCTAGATTTATGTCCTTCTTCCTACAGATATACCTTAACTTGATCAGGACTGATCAAATCTTTATTTCCATTAGCTGCAGTGGTTTTACTGGTCTCTTTGGCAGCCTTCACATTCTTCTCATTCTTGACTGTCTTCTCCACTTTTTCACCAccgttcttcttctcctccttcactTCCTTTTTTGTCTCTGCAGCATTACTCCCTTTCTCAAGCTTCCCATTCTTCTCAGTTTTGGAGTCCTGTTTCTCTGCCTCATGGATCTTGCCCACATTGTCCACTTTCTTGTTGTCAGTCTTCTCTGTGTTTTCAGGCTTCTCTGCTTTAACAAGTGTGTTCAAAATATCTGTCTTCGGTGAAGTGTCCATTTTCTCCATCTTCTCTTTTGCAATAGTATCTTCTTTCACTTTAAACAGACAAAGAACTTGTTTATAAAATGtgatttgtatatatttaatatctaCATTTTTCCTCTGTTAAGACCTATGTCTCTCATATTAGGACCAGGGTTGTAGTGTCTCACAGAAATACACTGTtattcagaaaaaaatctgtcatCTCTACGGCACACATTTCAATTATAAAACAAAGTGTGAAAACAAACCACAGAATGTATTTTGTCTATATGCCAAAAGAATGGAAAGAACAGTGAAATATGTAGCTTaattcagtggttttcaaagtgggagccaccagggggcgcctggggggcctcaacaatttggtgtgaaaaataaattctcactctcagacaaccacacacacacatacacacacacaatcaattcctaatgtaatgtaatgatgtaagatgtaattattaatttacaaAATGGGGTATATATTCAGacgtctgtatttttaatgtgttttcaagacatcttgcaaaagggggggcctcggtcaaatgttaatgctatttggggggccttgccctggaaaagtttgggaacccctggcttAATTAATTTGAAGATTAACAATGAGTTCAATAGCTACAATATcttatcaatcaatcaatataaCTCCAAGTAATAATTGTAATGAGTGCACTTCTAAATGAAAACGTGTAGCAGATGTTTGAGCATGGTCTGTGCTGGATGTTTGGGGATGAACTAGAGGGGTAAT is a genomic window containing:
- the LOC108277464 gene encoding microtubule-associated protein tau isoform X2; its protein translation is MDFKGDIHSYGAPKSGQDSLLKKDNVATPEAKSFDIKVGDPMDKIGGKKEGFTQQGMNTSANMNVGMAPFQSTKPPTMAESQKTSILHANEQPKPFLAPSKPPDTSTHNILDKPAGQAMLTHSLNKAEQSSSELLGYQGVLHKDATSEEGSDEAVQQKGEKCETSEEAYGLLESLRSPEKTQPKSSYQEDCSPPDNGENWKSEIREWGGGRIQAKKSKSRKKLPEEWGSLPNTASPSSDPNTEMDIDMDVFISDMYETKDPPTTFIEQGGSSSFTTTLHSAIPSTISQANTVLLSNNTDLSMSNQVLTPNLTSGPKTTAHSISNPHADTKTFQNNSSVSGPSLSDPSSTVVSQNPAAPASLTSQTKHQEPPLAKSHQVKEDTIAKEKMEKMDTSPKTDILNTLVKAEKPENTEKTDNKKVDNVGKIHEAEKQDSKTEKNGKLEKGSNAAETKKEVKEEKKNGGEKVEKTVKNEKNVKAAKETSKTTAANGNKDLISPDQVKSNKQNSAKPSSHSTGENSGAPTSSSANKTGSVAKKTSPTGTKKPPGITSAHDAKTSENSTSAKRKPPVPKFNEAPKGSSGTKTSGSSVKTSLKKTAANAASAPSTDGTPALRPSRITKPPVPKQMPLPKKPPVPRAPRSARIPNAPLPDLKNVSSKIGSTDNMKYQPGGGKVQIVHKKMDFSHITSRCGSKDNIKHVPGGGNVQILNKKVDLSQVTPKYGSKDSINHKPGGGNAKIESQKSKSKSKTGSMDSVGQEPGADLAEVGDQQKSEGSPPTPTNPPIQTDGGMKEKGLKESSPAPPPAPSEGQGLWNSQSQDKHIPATN
- the LOC108277464 gene encoding microtubule-associated protein tau isoform X3, giving the protein MDFKGDIHSYGAPKSGQDSLLKKDNVATPEAKSFDIKVGDPMDKIGGKKEGFTQQGMNTSANMNVGMAPFQSTKPPTMAESQKTSILHANEQPKPFLAPSKPPDTSTHNILDKPAVKEDTIAKEKMEKMDTSPKTDILNTLVKAEKPENTEKTDNKKVDNVGKIHEAEKQDSKTEKNGKLEKGSNAAETKKEVKEEKKNGGEKVEKTVKNEKNVKAAKETSKTTAANGNKDLISPDQVKSNKQNSAKPSSHSTGENSGAPTSSSANKTGSVAKKTSPTGTKKPPGITSAHDAKTSENSTSAKRKPPVPKFNEAPKGSSGTKTSGSSVKTSLKKTAANAASAPSTDGTPALRPSRITKPPVPKQMPLPKKPPVPRAPRSARIPNAPLPDLKNVSSKIGSTDNMKYQPGGGKVQIVHKKMDFSHITSRCGSKDNIKHVPGGGNVQILNKKVDLSQVTPKYGSKDSINHKPGGGNAKIESQKSKSKSKTGSMDSVGQEPGADLAEQVGDQQKSEGSPPTPTNPPIQTDGGMKEKGLKESSPAPPPAPSEGQGLWNSQSQDKHIPATN
- the LOC108277464 gene encoding microtubule-associated protein tau isoform X1; the encoded protein is MDFKGDIHSYGAPKSGQDSLLKKDNVATPEAKSFDIKVGDPMDKIGGKKEGFTQQGMNTSANMNVGMAPFQSTKPPTMAESQKTSILHANEQPKPFLAPSKPPDTSTHNILDKPAGQAMLTHSLNKAEQSSSELLGYQGVLHKDATSEEGSDEAVQQKGEKCETSEEAYGLLESLRSPEKTQPKSSYQEDCSPPDNGENWKSEIREWGGGRIQAKKSKSRKKLPEEWGSLPNTASPSSDPNTEMDIDMDVFISDMYETKDPPTTFIEQGGSSSFTTTLHSAIPSTISQANTVLLSNNTDLSMSNQVLTPNLTSGPKTTAHSISNPHADTKTFQNNSSVSGPSLSDPSSTVVSQNPAAPASLTSQTKHQEPPLAKSHQVKEDTIAKEKMEKMDTSPKTDILNTLVKAEKPENTEKTDNKKVDNVGKIHEAEKQDSKTEKNGKLEKGSNAAETKKEVKEEKKNGGEKVEKTVKNEKNVKAAKETSKTTAANGNKDLISPDQVKSNKQNSAKPSSHSTGENSGAPTSSSANKTGSVAKKTSPTGTKKPPGITSAHDAKTSENSTSAKRKPPVPKFNEAPKGSSGTKTSGSSVKTSLKKTAANAASAPSTDGTPALRPSRITKPPVPKQMPLPKKPPVPRAPRSARIPNAPLPDLKNVSSKIGSTDNMKYQPGGGKVQIVHKKMDFSHITSRCGSKDNIKHVPGGGNVQILNKKVDLSQVTPKYGSKDSINHKPGGGNAKIESQKSKSKSKTGSMDSVGQEPGADLAEQVGDQQKSEGSPPTPTNPPIQTDGGMKEKGLKESSPAPPPAPSEGQGLWNSQSQDKHIPATN